GGCTTCATGCATGGTCCACTTCCATTCATCTAAGCGAGTTCTCCTTGGTAGACCTTGGTACACCGTAGTTGCAGTCGTAGGGCTCTCGGTCCTTTGGCCCCATTGACTATTGAGGCAGTGTGGCCCACAGCAAGCTTGGCCAAGGACCACACGccttcatgaatcatgatctTTGCCCTTTTCCAGCCAATGTGAAGTCTATGAAAGTATTAAGTTGACTTCTGCAGAGATGTACAGCCCTACCACCCCGTCAGGGGAAGCTCCCGACACCAGAGCAACAGCGATGACTAGAACGAAACGGGGTGGGAGTATGAATTTATATCGATCTCAATCCAGGACCCCCGACAAACATTGTCAGCCGATAGATAGCAGCTCCGTAGTTCTCTTCACTAAGCATCACACTGATCTGTATAGCATCCTTCCAGCCCATCTCATATCCGACACTTCTTGGCATCAGGGCGCGGCAGTATCCGCCAGGCCAAGCCCTGCGCCCCATTCAGCCTCCAATTATCTAGACATCGTGTATCCCGCCCCCTGGTCATGCTGATCATGGCTAGTTGGTCGTAGTGCCATGCCGCCGCGTCGTTGCCAAGCGTATCTCGTGCGTCGTCGTCTAGATAGCCCAGCCAGCTTCGACGGTCTGTGCGGCAGTAGCGATGGCAGCTCTCTCCATCCTATGAAGGTGGAGCTTTCAATGGCCGAAGACGGTGGGGACTTAAGGCTGGCTTTTGTTTTAATGACACTCATTCACAATGTGTCTCCAGTGTAGATGTTCAGGTGATGAAGTGGTAGCCATATCTTGAAACCGTACTTTATGGGAACATATGCATTCCTTTCCCGGCATTAAGTGGCAATGCTAATCGTTTCCACTATGCTGTAATATGTTTAttgaaggagatgctcgTCTCTAGGTGGTTTTCTTATTTCCACCTTGATATGCACAGCAAGACGGGCCCGTGGGCGTTGGGGGCCGCCAAGCAAGTTTCGCCTACGCCAATCGCAGAGTTTCGTCGTTGTTGGATGTACTGGTATTATTAACGGGTGGATTATTATTTCTCAGAAGAACATTCGGCAAGGCCATACTACTAGTCTTAACCCATATTCATGTATGGTCTAGTAATACTGGACGTCGGTATCAACGAAGACCAGGGCATATCAATGTTCACATAGATTGAAATCCCCAGCTTCAAAGATACCATTCCCCTTCTCAGCATATGCCGAACGCTCATCCATTAATTCCAATCGGTACGCCTTGGCCTCGTCCATTGTCATGGGCCCAAAGTCACAGTGCCGGCGAACTATCTCCTGCAGTTCAACGGGAAAACGGCTGGACAGACCCTCGTTTATAGCCTTCTTCCATTCATCACACCAATCCTCCCGCTGTGGAGGCACGTTCGCAGTTGAAATTATGCGCCGATTGGGGTCGATGAGGAAGAATGCAAGGATCTTCCGATGTCCTGGTTTGCAGCGGTCCGCCAGCGAGAAAGGAGAGACGCGGTGCTGCAGGATGTTTGGGAACGTCAACAAGCGTCCTTCACGACATGATACGCCCCCGAGATCCTGTGTCATGTTGTCCGTACCCCGATGGCCATCTTCGGGGTTGAAGCCAAAGAGGCTGAGATACTGGAACTGCCCTTGTTCGTATGATATCTCCCGGATGTATTCCTCGTCAGCGCGGTTGCGGAAAGACAAGGTGTTGTCGGTGATGTTGTGCGAGTCGTAGTAATAAATCGCTGTTGCACATATTCTCTCATTCTTAACATACTGTCAGCTAGTTAATGGTTGAATGCAGTAGAATGACATACCAACTGGCCCTCAATATGCCACGACCCACCCTCATACTCGGGTCTTTCCGGGGTGAGCTCAATGTTGGCCAGCTTGACGATGACCTGCAGGCCTTTGTCTTTGAATTGTGCGTGGAGATCGGCTTTTTCAGTCGGTTTCTCTTTCGGAGGCTCGAATTGACCTGGCTCAGGAATCTTAACGCGGCGTCTGTCCATCCACGCAGCACGACTCGCCCGGAAAGCTTCCGAATAAACTCCAGGAGTCTCATTTTGCGGCTTAGGTTCGTCAGACACATATTCGCTTTCTTCGACGGGAATCCGATATTCGAAAGTATTCTTGCAAGATAGTGAGATATTCCATAGCGGAATGGCCCGCGTTAGAACCTCCTCGACGATCGTATACAGATCCCTGTGCTTTGTTGGATGTAGGTTATTGATATAAGAAGCAATGCGAACTTGTCCGTCCAGAGTAAACTCTACATTACAGGGAAGCCACTGGAATGTTGCGCTGTACGGGTTCAATGATCCCACAGCAGATATCCCAATGGCGGCCAGTTGCTGTTCATTAGGTAGTTCCAGTAGCTCGCCCTGTCCGATGCTGCTGAAACAGTCCTCAACGCCAATTATGGTGTCGCGCAGGACTCTGGATCTGCCGTAGATGAGTGAGAATAATGACGGATGGACCAGGTCAACCACCTTCATGTCGGACCCGGGATGATAGTCCTTCTCTGAAGCGGCTTCAACCCAGTTGACTGCCTCCCGAAGTCTCTGCTGCAAGTCTTTTGGGATGGCGATATCTGACTTGACGACACCGGTGTCATATGCAGTGACAATCGCCGTGTTCCGATACTTAGTGGCCTTCCATTGAAGTTCTTGGATCATATAATCCATCATTGCAGTCGTCACGTCGTGACCACCCTGCAAGATCTCACTTCGCCATTTGCTGACGATTTCATCATTGAACACCTGGAATATCAGCCACTCAATTCGGTGCCTTCAGGTCCAGATCGGGTACCTACTTTGGTATCCCAGTCTGGCTTGTCGGTTATCGAATTCATAATccgcatcatcaacaactcccTCAGAGTGAATGTGTACCTATATGTGGTTAGTTCCAGCTGAAGCTCCGCGTTATTGTGCTCCCCTACCCAACCAGTCCGACTTCGATATCGTCGACATCTATAGCGTGGCCACAGACAAGGCCATTCCAGTCTCGCTATGAACATGTTAGTGTGCAATTTGGACGATGCCACGACGGCAGGACAGTACCCTGGGCGTGAAGAACACCGACAGATTCAGGCCCGGTAGGTCGAAGGGCGTTTGCTCGTCCATTTTTCAGAAACACTTGCAGAGGACTGATTCTGGCTAAGGCTCCGAGTAAGAATTCTCTGCGATATAAAAGCTACCAACGACCAGGCAGCCAGGCTCCAGCTGAGCATAAACTGCATACGAACAGTTTCTGGCGTAGTGCAATTGCTTAGTCATTGGGATAAACACGCCTCCCATATGGGCTAGTGGAATAAACTTGGCCAATCAGACACAGATACATTGGTCTAGTCTGATGACGTAACGACATCCAATGCACCGACAAGCAGATGCATAAGCAGCAACCACTGCAGTCTAAAATATGAAACGACATCAGACGAGCGAGATACGTATAGAACAAGTGCTACCTGCTTAAGTACACAGGGAACAGGTCTTTGACTTGGGGCGGTGCTGCATTCCTCCTCCCTGGTCAGGTTACgattatatatttatgcAACATACCAACCGCACCACTACAGTTCCTCTCCACCAGCTGTATTCCCACAAAATGGCGGCTTCTCTTCCAACCAGTCTGCCTGACGCATTGGACTTGCCACTGTCCTTTTCCTCTGAAGTCACCGTGCAGCTGTCTCCGGACCCTGCGATGGCCTCTGGTATGCATTAACCGCCCTGTTCACGTTCAACAAAGGCTGACGCAGTTACAGTTAGTGTCGGTGGTTATGTAGCCTCTGCAATGGCGAAATATGCCCTCTACTACGCCTCCAAACATCCAAAAATGCAGAACCAGGTTGACCTCTACTCTACTGTTACCCAATTCTACCGCCCGATATTTATCGGAATGCCAATAAAGATGACTCTGCGGGAGGTCAGTATTGGCAAGGGGTGGTCCACACTGCGCGTCGAAGCATTCCAGACGGATAAACTCGCTGCGTCTGCGGATTTAGTGTATGGGAATAACCATTGCCCCAACGCTCAAACATAAAAAGCTAATAACGGACGGTATCTAGAGTCACAAACTTGTCTGACGGGGGCATAACCCTTAAAACGGGCTGGCATCTCCCTAGTAATCCGGTCCCAGTCGACCTCGCAAAACTCGGAACCGACACCGACCCAAACTGGGTATCATACCATTGCGCCTTCTACCCAGACGGATTCCGACGCGGTCATTCCTACGCCAAATCATTCATCCCGAGAGTCCAACCTACTGAAGTATCATTCGTAGAGCAATGGGTTGAACCGGGCTGGGATTCCCTCCCGCAGGGATCTCGGCCTTTAACAGCAGGCGAGAACAAAGCACGTTGGACAAATGAGATGATCCCGTTCGTGGTAGACATGACCCTCCCGATCCAAGAGAATTTCTTTCCACACGAGGAAGGGAAATCGCCACCGGTTGGTAGTATAGCAGCTACACTTGGGTATGCTGCtcgccagcaacaggcccGCGAGGAGGGAAGGGATGATTGGAGGGTTATAGGCGATGACGGGTCGAAGAGATTCGGGGCGAGGATTTTACATGTATCCTTGTCGCTGTCGACGGAGATCAAGCAGAGATTGGCGCCGGAGGGTGTTCGCTGGCTTTACCTACGCAGTGAATGTAAGAGGGTTCTGAATGGACGGATGGATTTGGAGGTCCTAGTTTTTGATGAGAGGATGGATTTAATTGCCATCAGTCACCAAACTGCGGTGCTTATTGAGGGTACTTCGAAGATGCAGAAGTTGTGAGATCAGAATGCCGGGCTTTTGACCCTTTTGGTGCTCCTCATTCTTCAGTCACCCGCTCTACAATGACCATTCCAGATTCCAGCGTGGGAATTGGTGCAGGAACAGCGGTGTCTGAGATTAGGGGCGCCCCAGGCACCAGCGCAAGGCACCAACTGGGCCAGCTGGATGCCAAGACGCGTGCGGCTAGGGCGGTTGGATATGGGGCTCGAGATTCCTGGATAGCTTCCCAGTCCACATTGTGACGAAGTACAGCTTTAGGTTATATAACTTGACTTGATAGTATTCGATGATTACATGATCACCTGTATTTTCTTGTCTCTAAGTATGCCATGTTGAAACCCGGTTTCAGACTCATATCGGCATTTTGTCACCCAGACAAACACATTCTAGCTACGAGTACACAAGCAAACGAAAATATCATGCCGATTGCGTTCTGCGAGCCAATCCTGGATGGGGCTCTGGGTAATGTCAGTTCCCGGCCGGCTCAAAGCACTGTTTCATAGTGATAGATACGAACTGTATGCTTGATCAGGTATATTAAACAGGCCTGACTCGAGCTGGATTTCAGGGCTGATATTATCTTGCTCTCTTGCGACCGAGCCTTCAATACCGGAACCTAGCAGAGAACCGATTAGATATTGTTGTGATGATAACTCTGACAGCAGACCTTGGGATGGAGCCCTCCAATAAGTATGGGCGACGTAATTCCATATCTGAAGAAACGACCATGTTCCAGTAAGGAGAAGTGTGATAAAGGAGATTGACGTGTCTATCGACCAAGTCATCTTTGTCGTTGTTGAAGAATTGTAAGTTTCCATGTTGGTGGGGGTTGTTTATATGTACCATGTATGAAACCAGATTCTGGAAACCAGAGATAGAATGTCGGTGCAAACCAGATTATGTCCATGGCCAATGAAACAAGCAGCACTTTTGTAACGAATCAGGATACAGCAAGAAACAAGATTCTGGACAGTCGGTCTGAAGCGCCCTGAAAGCAAATTCTGGCCTCGTCCAATCAGAGATTTCGTACCAACCGGGGCTGAGCTGCAGCGACAAGGGTGTCTGAAATTGAAAAGGCGTCAACCCCCAGAGCAAACTGGGTGGTGAAGTATTGATTATTGAACCTCTCTTGGACCTACTTTACAATGACCCAGAAAGCACCCCGAATCCCAGACCAGATATGGAACCAACACAAGGAAACAATCATCCCCTTCTACAAGGCAACTTCATTACCCGAGACCATAAAATATATGGCCGAGCAACATGGTTTTCGAGCTACGTACGAATTTCATTATGTTCTCTAGGAACCCTGATGCTGACGTTTCCGTCTGATCATTCATAGGAAGAACCAATACACCGATAAGCTGAAAAAATGGGGAGTTCAGAAATATTACCCCGGCAATGACTGGGCGGTCATCCGATCCACGAAGCGGAAACGAAGCGAGCAGGGCAAGGAAAGCGATGTGTATATCCGCGAGCGCAAGTACACTCGAaaggaacaagaaaaagaaattgcGCGCCATGTTCCCCTGGGACGAGAATGGTGCGATTCTGAAGATGCTCTCCCGGATTACATTACTGTGTGTACACCCAAAGGAGAGGTGGTTGGCGTCCATCGCGACTACCTTCTTCGTGATCTCCCTTGGTACCATTTCATACAGCAGATACAAGCACACGGTAGGTTGTTTGCATTTCATACCCACCATAACCTGCTGCCTTGGGTAACCTGACCGAGACTAACAACATCTTCAGTGTCAGGGACACTCCAAGCGAATATGGCACTGATGGCACTGTCCACTCCTGGGACCTTCCTGGAGCGAGCCATTGCAAATCTTAATCCTCGGTGGGAGGCAAGTCTCCCACCATTGATTGTGGGGTTTGGTGTCTTTGGCGATACGCAAAATAGCCTGAGTGCATATCTTCCACCTGAAGACCGGGACATGTCAACGAGATTGCGGAAAAAATCCCCATTGTCAGTCTTCCAGATGTTCCTGAAACACGTTATATTTTTGTCAGCGAACAATCTACTCGAGGAATCGGAGTTTAACAAAGTCTGCGTATGGATCGTGGAAAAAGGTGGTACAGATATCCTCATCTTTTTGTGCCAGCTCCGGTCCCCATTAATGGAGGTATTCATGAAAAAGGTCTTCCTCAGCGCCGTTGAGTGTGGCAACGTGGCACTTGGTCGCAGGGTTCTTCAGGGCCAAATCCGTCTACATCCCGGTATTCCTTCTCAGCGCCAGTTTTGGACCAACTGTCTTAGCAGTGCGGTCTACCAACGGGATGAAGCTATGGTCTAATTACTGTGCCAGGCGGGTGTCCACCGGGAGATCAAgtggaggtggtggcaaGATGATTGGAAGCTGCTACTCCCGATTGTACGAACGTTGCTCGACTATGGTGCCCATCCAGAGACATTCGTTAAAAATGAAGGTGCTGGGTACCCTTTAATCAGTGCAGCGCTGAACGGTAGCTTGGACGCCGTGGGATTGCTTCTGAATAAGGGAGCTCGAGTCAACCTCTATCTTTGGAACTATTATGGAACTGCTTTGCAAGCCGCCGTTCTTCGAGGTCACTCGGAGGTAGCCaaatatcttcttcgacacGGAGCGGACGCCAATATCCGCGATATACAACAAATCCAATTTCTTGATTGGGGAATAGATGACTCTGAATATCAGTGGGCCCCTATACTAACGCCTGTCCAAATTGCTGCGAAGACGAACAAtctgcctcttctccaaATATTGCTGGAATACGGAGCACCTGCCATGGCTTGCCCGGTTTCTGCACACCCTGATATCATACCTTATCTTTCTGACCGATTCTCCAAAAGGACTTATAAGGCTCACTACGAAAACAGGCGACCAGTATATACTGCCTTGCAGTACGGAGTTATGAACCACAATGTGGAGATTGTCGCACTTTTGCTATGTGAAGGTGTCTCCCCAGACTCCCGAGTCGCACCCGGTGTAGACGACACACCCTTGCAGATGTCGACAAGACTCGGCGATGTTGAGATGTTTAAACTGTTTTGGAGCTGGGGTGCTGACATTAATGCCCCCGCCGCGAGTCCAAACGGCCGCACTGCCTTGCAAGGCGCTGCAGAAAGTGGAAACTGGGAGATCTTATCAACACTTCTATGCGCAGGCGTGCAAGTTAAAGAACCAGCAGGAGCAAAACAAGGCATGACCGCATTGCAGGCTGCATGTCTAAATGGAAATTTGATGATAGTTGGGGCTTTATTCGCTCGTGGGGCGCTTCTGAACGCAAGCCCATCGTCCGTGGCGGGCCTAACACCTAT
This sequence is a window from Aspergillus puulaauensis MK2 DNA, chromosome 6, nearly complete sequence. Protein-coding genes within it:
- a CDS encoding DUF4246 domain-containing protein (COG:S;~EggNog:ENOG410PGN5;~InterPro:IPR025340;~PFAM:PF14033), translated to MDEQTPFDLPGLNLSVFFTPRRDWNGLVCGHAIDVDDIEVGLVGYTFTLRELLMMRIMNSITDKPDWDTKVFNDEIVSKWRSEILQGGHDVTTAMMDYMIQELQWKATKYRNTAIVTAYDTGVVKSDIAIPKDLQQRLREAVNWVEAASEKDYHPGSDMKVVDLVHPSLFSLIYGRSRVLRDTIIGVEDCFSSIGQGELLELPNEQQLAAIGISAVGSLNPYSATFQWLPCNVEFTLDGQVRIASYINNLHPTKHRDLYTIVEEVLTRAIPLWNISLSCKNTFEYRIPVEESEYVSDEPKPQNETPGVYSEAFRASRAAWMDRRRVKIPEPGQFEPPKEKPTEKADLHAQFKDKGLQVIVKLANIELTPERPEYEGGSWHIEGQLNERICATAIYYYDSHNITDNTLSFRNRADEEYIREISYEQGQFQYLSLFGFNPEDGHRGTDNMTQDLGGVSCREGRLLTFPNILQHRVSPFSLADRCKPGHRKILAFFLIDPNRRIISTANVPPQREDWCDEWKKAINEGLSSRFPVELQEIVRRHCDFGPMTMDEAKAYRLELMDERSAYAEKGNGIFEAGDFNLCEH
- a CDS encoding thioesterase family protein (COG:S;~EggNog:ENOG410PP61;~InterPro:IPR029069,IPR042171;~PFAM:PF13622), which produces MAASLPTSLPDALDLPLSFSSEVTVQLSPDPAMASVSVGGYVASAMAKYALYYASKHPKMQNQVDLYSTVTQFYRPIFIGMPIKMTLREVSIGKGWSTLRVEAFQTDKLAASADLVVTNLSDGGITLKTGWHLPSNPVPVDLAKLGTDTDPNWVSYHCAFYPDGFRRGHSYAKSFIPRVQPTEVSFVEQWVEPGWDSLPQGSRPLTAGENKARWTNEMIPFVVDMTLPIQENFFPHEEGKSPPVGSIAATLGYAARQQQAREEGRDDWRVIGDDGSKRFGARILHVSLSLSTEIKQRLAPEGVRWLYLRSECKRVLNGRMDLEVLVFDERMDLIAISHQTAVLIEGTSKMQKL
- a CDS encoding uncharacterized protein (COG:M;~EggNog:ENOG410PXPX;~InterPro:IPR002110,IPR020683,IPR025676,IPR036770;~PFAM:PF12796,PF00023,PF13637,PF14420;~go_function: GO:0005515 - protein binding [Evidence IEA]), with product MTQKAPRIPDQIWNQHKETIIPFYKATSLPETIKYMAEQHGFRATKNQYTDKLKKWGVQKYYPGNDWAVIRSTKRKRSEQGKESDVYIRERKYTRKEQEKEIARHVPLGREWCDSEDALPDYITVCTPKGEVVGVHRDYLLRDLPWYHFIQQIQAHVSGTLQANMALMALSTPGTFLERAIANLNPRWEASLPPLIVGFGVFGDTQNSLSAYLPPEDRDMSTRLRKKSPLSVFQMFLKHVIFLSANNLLEESEFNKVCVWIVEKGGTDILIFLCQLRSPLMEVFMKKVFLSAVECGNVALGRRVLQGQIRLHPGIPSQRQFWTNCLSSAAGVHREIKWRWWQDDWKLLLPIVRTLLDYGAHPETFVKNEGAGYPLISAALNGSLDAVGLLLNKGARVNLYLWNYYGTALQAAVLRGHSEVAKYLLRHGADANIRDIQQIQFLDWGIDDSEYQWAPILTPVQIAAKTNNLPLLQILLEYGAPAMACPVSAHPDIIPYLSDRFSKRTYKAHYENRRPVYTALQYGVMNHNVEIVALLLCEGVSPDSRVAPGVDDTPLQMSTRLGDVEMFKLFWSWGADINAPAASPNGRTALQGAAESGNWEILSTLLCAGVQVKEPAGAKQGMTALQAACLNGNLMIVGALFARGALLNASPSSVAGLTPIQAAAVHGNIGLVQDLISLGSDVNAPATEGGMTALLAATEHKHLPLVELLVQHGADVNATADRALRSPLMSAVRNDWFDGVRVLLQNSAKVEHPPISDEDDEYDPSDLYSPLGWAIMDDSEEMIDLLLQHGADVGAVAEYHSGLAALMYALDEGSSFEVIDLLLKKLPILEEHPGWEEVLDLFLFGPLYDDTIARRRILDRVKELPPLLRRKAAQGAWNKLCYHVDDLGELDYEEELMRSKIGLLLEFGASLDSRDLDGSTLLMRTAQSGNERSCSYLISCGATINVQAARHWGTPLQEAIKNSNISLANVLLDHGADINASPAAHRGVTALQAASINGLFELAIRILERGADVAAPAAPEEGRMAVDGAAERGYFDMVKLLLNAYPEDADMKSIRCQAARYAEKEGHIDLAEWLREG